A single Cryptococcus deuterogattii R265 chromosome 2, complete sequence DNA region contains:
- a CDS encoding 3-oxoacid CoA-transferase, translating to MMIRTAVPTARALSRSKVLLRVATLARPGAISASRYINTEPVKGSPSDLKSVPSQGTHGRSRITPSEKSKVWPDAKTAIRDIKNGDTVLSAGFGLCGTAETIIKAMRESDLKDLTVVSNNAGNAGTYGLSPLITSKQIKKMILSYLGTNKGLQDAYLSGEIEVELCPQGTIAERLRSAGAGMPGFFTRTGAGTDVETGGIPQKWSKPDADGKQTIAIPGVKKDTKVFDGKKYLFEPAIHGDVAIFRAWKVDKAGNCVFRYTTRTFGPLVARAAKLSIVEAENIVEIGELDPMEIDLPGIFVDRVVPATEDKQIEIFTTREENENVSPGSGEETSVKKGAGQAQRETIAQRASKELYDGAYVNLGVGIPVLAANYLPDGMKVWVQSENGILGMGPYPTKEEVDADIINAGKETVTLVPGASVFDSSESFGMIRGGHVDVSILGAMEVSANGDLANYMIPGKLIKGMGGAMDLVSNPDETKIVVVTTHTDKHGRPKIVESCKLPLTGVAVVSRIITDLAVFDVDRTGKNGGGLELIEIAEGTTLEEVKEKTGATFRVREPLGRF from the exons ATGATGATCAGAACAGCCGTTCCCACCGCCCGTGCCCTTAGCCGCTCAAAAGTCCTCCTTCGAGTTGCCACTCTTGCCCGACCTGGTGCCATCTCTGCCTCTCGATATATCAACACTGAGCCCGTCAAGGGTTCTCCTTCAGACCTCAAATCTGTCCCCTCACAAGGCACTCATGGCCGATCTCGTATCACTCCCAGCGAAAAGTCGAAGGTCTGGCCGGACGCAAAAACTGCTATTAGGGACATTAAGAACGGCGACACCGTCTTGTCCGCTGGTTTTGGTCTCTGTGGTACCGCCGAAACTATCATCAAGGCTATGAGGGAGAGTGACTTGAAGGATTTGACTGTCGTCTCTAACAACGCTGGTAACGCTGGTACCTACGGTCTCT CTCCCCTCATCACTTCTAAACAAATCAAGAAAATGATCCTGTCCTACCTCGGTACCAACAAGGGTCTCCAAGATGCGTATCTTTCCGGTGAAATCGAGGTTGAGCTTTGTCCCCAGGGTACCATTGCCGAGCGTCTCAGATctgctggtgctggtaTGCCGGGTTTCTTCACCAGGACAGGTGCCGGTACAGATGTTGAGACTGGTGGTATCCCACAAAAATGGTCCAAGCCTGATGCCGATGGCAAGCAAACTATCGCTATCCCTGGTGTGAAGAAGGACACTAAAGTATTTGACGGCAAGAAGTACCTCTTCGAGCCTGCCATCCACGGCGACGTCGCTATTTTCCGAGCTTGGAAGGTTGACAAGGCCGGTAACTGTGTCTTTAG GTACACTACCCGAACTTTTGGTCCTCTTGTCGCCCGAGCTGCCAAGCTCTCCATTGTCGAAGCCGAGAATATTGTTGAAATTGGTGAGCTCGACCCTATGGAGATCGACCTCCCCGGTATCTTTGTCGACCGAGTCGTTCCCGCCACCGAGGACAAGCAAATCGAAATTTTCACCACCCGAGAGGAGAACGAGAATGTTTCCCCCGGTTCGGGCGAGGAGACATCTGTCAAGAAGGGCGCTGGCCAGGCTCAGCGTGAAACGATTGCTCAGCGAGCCAGCAAGGAACTTTACGATGGTGCCTATGTCAACTTGGGTGTTGGCATCCCCGTCTTGGCTGCCAACTACTTGCCTGATGGCATGAAGGTCTGGGTCCAGAGTGAGAACGGTATTTTGGGTATGGGTCCTTATCCCACTAAGGAGGAAGTCGATGC CGACATTATCAACGCTGGTAAGGAAACCGTTACACTCGTTCCTGGTGCTTCCGTCTTCGACTCCTCCGAATCCTTCGGTATGATCCGAGGTGGTCATGTCGATGTCTCCATTCTCGGTGCCATGGAAGTTTCTGCCAACGGTGACCTCGCCAACTACATGATTCCAGGCAAGCTCATTAAAGGTATGGGCGGCGCCATGGACCTTGTCTCCAATCCTGATGAGACCAAGATCGTTGTCGTCACTACACATACCGACAAGCACGGCCGACCTAAGATTGTCGAGTCTTGCAAACTTCCCTTGACTGGTGTGGCTGTCGTTAGCAGGATTATTACCGACCTCGCTGTCTTTGACGTTGACAGGACTGGCAAGAACGGAGGCGGTCTTGAGTTGATTGAAATCGCTGAGGGTACTACCCTTgaagaggtcaaggagaagactgGCGCTACCTTCAGGGTTAGGGAGCCTCTTGGCAGGTTCTAA